One window of Salmo salar chromosome ssa11, Ssal_v3.1, whole genome shotgun sequence genomic DNA carries:
- the LOC106562368 gene encoding protein RIC-3-like isoform X2, with protein MMHHLQMPEQGLRQWMEGTHDSGPHSPEVLAKVKGMGTLQIRGATKSNLISQAIPIYRFGILLYILFIIFKMTTRPKGKSTKLVCRFPTMSSEAWQKKRNDELLETERVMERIVSRRSSTPDSRTSSKVRRASKQEKLLQKLSKISWYD; from the exons ATGATGCATCACCTACAGATGCCAGAGCAGGGCCTCAGACAGTGGATGGAGGGGACTCATGACTCTGGGCCCCACAGCCCTGAGGTCCTGGCTAAAGTCAAAGGCATGGGCACACTTCAGATCCGAGGAGCCACTAAATCCAATCTGATCAGCCAGGCCATTCCCATCTACAGATTTGGAATCCTACTGTACATCCTCTTCATCATATTTAAG ATGACAACTAGGCCTAAAGGAAAAAGTACTAAACTGGTATGCCGATTTCCTACAATGTCATCTGAAGCTTGGCAGAAGAAGAGGA ATGATGAGCTgctggagacagagagggtgatGGAGAGGATCGTCTCCAGAAGGAGCAGCACTCCTGACAG CAGGACTAGCAGCAAGGTTAGAAGAGCATCCAAGCaggagaagttactgcagaaacTGAGTAAAATCAGCTGGTACGACTGA
- the LOC106562368 gene encoding protein RIC-3-like isoform X1 has product MMHHLQMPEQGLRQWMEGTHDSGPHSPEVLAKVKGMGTLQIRGATKSNLISQAIPIYRFGILLYILFIIFKMTTRPKGKSTKLVCRFPTMSSEAWQKKRTDDELLETERVMERIVSRRSSTPDSRTSSKVRRASKQEKLLQKLSKISWYD; this is encoded by the exons ATGATGCATCACCTACAGATGCCAGAGCAGGGCCTCAGACAGTGGATGGAGGGGACTCATGACTCTGGGCCCCACAGCCCTGAGGTCCTGGCTAAAGTCAAAGGCATGGGCACACTTCAGATCCGAGGAGCCACTAAATCCAATCTGATCAGCCAGGCCATTCCCATCTACAGATTTGGAATCCTACTGTACATCCTCTTCATCATATTTAAG ATGACAACTAGGCCTAAAGGAAAAAGTACTAAACTGGTATGCCGATTTCCTACAATGTCATCTGAAGCTTGGCAGAAGAAGAGGA CAGATGATGAGCTgctggagacagagagggtgatGGAGAGGATCGTCTCCAGAAGGAGCAGCACTCCTGACAG CAGGACTAGCAGCAAGGTTAGAAGAGCATCCAAGCaggagaagttactgcagaaacTGAGTAAAATCAGCTGGTACGACTGA